In Dermacentor andersoni chromosome 4, qqDerAnde1_hic_scaffold, whole genome shotgun sequence, the following proteins share a genomic window:
- the LOC126537487 gene encoding peroxisomal trans-2-enoyl-CoA reductase-like isoform X3: MATSGVLRVSSIFRPNLFRGKVAIVTGGATGIGKAVAEELLYLEEENAAVMKFVDSAGCSVMIASRNEDNLKNAVTDFQGRILPEKEKDRATFVPCNIRKEDQVKALFRHTLEKHGRLDFLVNNGGGQFLSTADSISLKGWNAVVETNLTGTFLMCREAYQHWMEEHGGAIVNIIMENSRGFPLAAHSGAARAGVENLTRSLSIEWAASGVRVNALMPVSSAVCFLLSPGATYVSGATLNVDAAGQFYPAVTLEIPEHDRWPRHDSCSGDETKVPPEQ, encoded by the exons ATGGCAACTAGCGGTGTCCTTAGAGTTAGCAGCATTTTCAGGCCGAATCTTTTCAGAGGCAAAGTGGCTATCGTCACTGGCGGAGCAACGGGAATAGGAAAAGCTGTTGCAGAGGAGCTTCTTTACTTAG AAGAGGAAAATGCAGCAGTCATGAAATTTGTTGATTCGGCAG GATGTTCAGTGATGATTGCGTCGAGAAACGAAGACAACCTGAAGAACGCAGTCACCGATTTTCAAGGAAGGATACTACCGGAGAAAGAAAAAGATCGCGCAACGTTTGTGCCCTGCAATATCCGCAAGGAGGACCAA GTGAAAGCACTTTTTCGGCACACGCTGGAAAAACATGGCCGCCTTGACTTTCTTGTCAACAACGGTGGAGGCCAGTTCTTGTCGACAGCAGACAGTATTTCACTCAAGGGCTGGAATGCAGTTGTCGAGACTAACCTAACTGGAACATTTCTCATGTGCAGGGAGG CTTACCAGCATTGGATGGAGGAGCACGGTGGAGCCATTGTGAACATAATAATGGAAAACTCTCGCGGATTTCCGTTGGCAGC GCACTCGGGAGCAGCCAGAGCTGGTGTGGAGAACCTAACCCGTTCATTGTCAATTGAATGGGCTGCAAGTGGAGTCAGAGTGAATGCACTTATGCCG GTGTCGTCAGCAGTTTGCTTTCTGCTGTCACCAGGAGCAACCTACGTGTCTGGAGCTACGCTAAATGTGGACGCAGCTGGCCAGTTTTATCCGGCTGTCACACTAGAAATACCAG aGCATGACCGATGGCCCAGGCACGACAGCTGTTCCGGGGATGAGACAAAAGTGCCACCAGAGCAGTAG
- the LOC126537487 gene encoding peroxisomal trans-2-enoyl-CoA reductase-like isoform X2 — protein MATSGVLRVSSIFRPNLFRGKVAIVTGGATGIGKAVAEELLYLGCSVMIASRNEDNLKNAVTDFQGRILPEKEKDRATFVPCNIRKEDQVKALFRHTLEKHGRLDFLVNNGGGQFLSTADSISLKGWNAVVETNLTGTFLMCREAYQHWMEEHGGAIVNIIMENSRGFPLAAHSGAARAGVENLTRSLSIEWAASGVRVNALMPGTIYSESAAKNYQGDLFKLIRPRLPAKRTGTTQEVSSAVCFLLSPGATYVSGATLNVDAAGQFYPAVTLEIPEHDRWPRHDSCSGDETKVPPEQ, from the exons ATGGCAACTAGCGGTGTCCTTAGAGTTAGCAGCATTTTCAGGCCGAATCTTTTCAGAGGCAAAGTGGCTATCGTCACTGGCGGAGCAACGGGAATAGGAAAAGCTGTTGCAGAGGAGCTTCTTTACTTAG GATGTTCAGTGATGATTGCGTCGAGAAACGAAGACAACCTGAAGAACGCAGTCACCGATTTTCAAGGAAGGATACTACCGGAGAAAGAAAAAGATCGCGCAACGTTTGTGCCCTGCAATATCCGCAAGGAGGACCAA GTGAAAGCACTTTTTCGGCACACGCTGGAAAAACATGGCCGCCTTGACTTTCTTGTCAACAACGGTGGAGGCCAGTTCTTGTCGACAGCAGACAGTATTTCACTCAAGGGCTGGAATGCAGTTGTCGAGACTAACCTAACTGGAACATTTCTCATGTGCAGGGAGG CTTACCAGCATTGGATGGAGGAGCACGGTGGAGCCATTGTGAACATAATAATGGAAAACTCTCGCGGATTTCCGTTGGCAGC GCACTCGGGAGCAGCCAGAGCTGGTGTGGAGAACCTAACCCGTTCATTGTCAATTGAATGGGCTGCAAGTGGAGTCAGAGTGAATGCACTTATGCCG GGTACTATTTATTCAGAGTCGGCTGCAAAGAATTACCAGGGTGACTTGTTCAAACTAATAAGGCCGAGACTTCCTGCCAAACGAACTGGTACCACACAAGAG GTGTCGTCAGCAGTTTGCTTTCTGCTGTCACCAGGAGCAACCTACGTGTCTGGAGCTACGCTAAATGTGGACGCAGCTGGCCAGTTTTATCCGGCTGTCACACTAGAAATACCAG aGCATGACCGATGGCCCAGGCACGACAGCTGTTCCGGGGATGAGACAAAAGTGCCACCAGAGCAGTAG
- the LOC126537487 gene encoding peroxisomal trans-2-enoyl-CoA reductase-like isoform X1, which produces MATSGVLRVSSIFRPNLFRGKVAIVTGGATGIGKAVAEELLYLEEENAAVMKFVDSAGCSVMIASRNEDNLKNAVTDFQGRILPEKEKDRATFVPCNIRKEDQVKALFRHTLEKHGRLDFLVNNGGGQFLSTADSISLKGWNAVVETNLTGTFLMCREAYQHWMEEHGGAIVNIIMENSRGFPLAAHSGAARAGVENLTRSLSIEWAASGVRVNALMPGTIYSESAAKNYQGDLFKLIRPRLPAKRTGTTQEVSSAVCFLLSPGATYVSGATLNVDAAGQFYPAVTLEIPEHDRWPRHDSCSGDETKVPPEQ; this is translated from the exons ATGGCAACTAGCGGTGTCCTTAGAGTTAGCAGCATTTTCAGGCCGAATCTTTTCAGAGGCAAAGTGGCTATCGTCACTGGCGGAGCAACGGGAATAGGAAAAGCTGTTGCAGAGGAGCTTCTTTACTTAG AAGAGGAAAATGCAGCAGTCATGAAATTTGTTGATTCGGCAG GATGTTCAGTGATGATTGCGTCGAGAAACGAAGACAACCTGAAGAACGCAGTCACCGATTTTCAAGGAAGGATACTACCGGAGAAAGAAAAAGATCGCGCAACGTTTGTGCCCTGCAATATCCGCAAGGAGGACCAA GTGAAAGCACTTTTTCGGCACACGCTGGAAAAACATGGCCGCCTTGACTTTCTTGTCAACAACGGTGGAGGCCAGTTCTTGTCGACAGCAGACAGTATTTCACTCAAGGGCTGGAATGCAGTTGTCGAGACTAACCTAACTGGAACATTTCTCATGTGCAGGGAGG CTTACCAGCATTGGATGGAGGAGCACGGTGGAGCCATTGTGAACATAATAATGGAAAACTCTCGCGGATTTCCGTTGGCAGC GCACTCGGGAGCAGCCAGAGCTGGTGTGGAGAACCTAACCCGTTCATTGTCAATTGAATGGGCTGCAAGTGGAGTCAGAGTGAATGCACTTATGCCG GGTACTATTTATTCAGAGTCGGCTGCAAAGAATTACCAGGGTGACTTGTTCAAACTAATAAGGCCGAGACTTCCTGCCAAACGAACTGGTACCACACAAGAG GTGTCGTCAGCAGTTTGCTTTCTGCTGTCACCAGGAGCAACCTACGTGTCTGGAGCTACGCTAAATGTGGACGCAGCTGGCCAGTTTTATCCGGCTGTCACACTAGAAATACCAG aGCATGACCGATGGCCCAGGCACGACAGCTGTTCCGGGGATGAGACAAAAGTGCCACCAGAGCAGTAG
- the LOC126537487 gene encoding peroxisomal trans-2-enoyl-CoA reductase-like isoform X4 produces the protein MKFVDSAGCSVMIASRNEDNLKNAVTDFQGRILPEKEKDRATFVPCNIRKEDQVKALFRHTLEKHGRLDFLVNNGGGQFLSTADSISLKGWNAVVETNLTGTFLMCREAYQHWMEEHGGAIVNIIMENSRGFPLAAHSGAARAGVENLTRSLSIEWAASGVRVNALMPGTIYSESAAKNYQGDLFKLIRPRLPAKRTGTTQEVSSAVCFLLSPGATYVSGATLNVDAAGQFYPAVTLEIPEHDRWPRHDSCSGDETKVPPEQ, from the exons ATGAAATTTGTTGATTCGGCAG GATGTTCAGTGATGATTGCGTCGAGAAACGAAGACAACCTGAAGAACGCAGTCACCGATTTTCAAGGAAGGATACTACCGGAGAAAGAAAAAGATCGCGCAACGTTTGTGCCCTGCAATATCCGCAAGGAGGACCAA GTGAAAGCACTTTTTCGGCACACGCTGGAAAAACATGGCCGCCTTGACTTTCTTGTCAACAACGGTGGAGGCCAGTTCTTGTCGACAGCAGACAGTATTTCACTCAAGGGCTGGAATGCAGTTGTCGAGACTAACCTAACTGGAACATTTCTCATGTGCAGGGAGG CTTACCAGCATTGGATGGAGGAGCACGGTGGAGCCATTGTGAACATAATAATGGAAAACTCTCGCGGATTTCCGTTGGCAGC GCACTCGGGAGCAGCCAGAGCTGGTGTGGAGAACCTAACCCGTTCATTGTCAATTGAATGGGCTGCAAGTGGAGTCAGAGTGAATGCACTTATGCCG GGTACTATTTATTCAGAGTCGGCTGCAAAGAATTACCAGGGTGACTTGTTCAAACTAATAAGGCCGAGACTTCCTGCCAAACGAACTGGTACCACACAAGAG GTGTCGTCAGCAGTTTGCTTTCTGCTGTCACCAGGAGCAACCTACGTGTCTGGAGCTACGCTAAATGTGGACGCAGCTGGCCAGTTTTATCCGGCTGTCACACTAGAAATACCAG aGCATGACCGATGGCCCAGGCACGACAGCTGTTCCGGGGATGAGACAAAAGTGCCACCAGAGCAGTAG
- the LOC126537487 gene encoding peroxisomal trans-2-enoyl-CoA reductase-like isoform X5 yields the protein MIASRNEDNLKNAVTDFQGRILPEKEKDRATFVPCNIRKEDQVKALFRHTLEKHGRLDFLVNNGGGQFLSTADSISLKGWNAVVETNLTGTFLMCREAYQHWMEEHGGAIVNIIMENSRGFPLAAHSGAARAGVENLTRSLSIEWAASGVRVNALMPGTIYSESAAKNYQGDLFKLIRPRLPAKRTGTTQEVSSAVCFLLSPGATYVSGATLNVDAAGQFYPAVTLEIPEHDRWPRHDSCSGDETKVPPEQ from the exons ATGATTGCGTCGAGAAACGAAGACAACCTGAAGAACGCAGTCACCGATTTTCAAGGAAGGATACTACCGGAGAAAGAAAAAGATCGCGCAACGTTTGTGCCCTGCAATATCCGCAAGGAGGACCAA GTGAAAGCACTTTTTCGGCACACGCTGGAAAAACATGGCCGCCTTGACTTTCTTGTCAACAACGGTGGAGGCCAGTTCTTGTCGACAGCAGACAGTATTTCACTCAAGGGCTGGAATGCAGTTGTCGAGACTAACCTAACTGGAACATTTCTCATGTGCAGGGAGG CTTACCAGCATTGGATGGAGGAGCACGGTGGAGCCATTGTGAACATAATAATGGAAAACTCTCGCGGATTTCCGTTGGCAGC GCACTCGGGAGCAGCCAGAGCTGGTGTGGAGAACCTAACCCGTTCATTGTCAATTGAATGGGCTGCAAGTGGAGTCAGAGTGAATGCACTTATGCCG GGTACTATTTATTCAGAGTCGGCTGCAAAGAATTACCAGGGTGACTTGTTCAAACTAATAAGGCCGAGACTTCCTGCCAAACGAACTGGTACCACACAAGAG GTGTCGTCAGCAGTTTGCTTTCTGCTGTCACCAGGAGCAACCTACGTGTCTGGAGCTACGCTAAATGTGGACGCAGCTGGCCAGTTTTATCCGGCTGTCACACTAGAAATACCAG aGCATGACCGATGGCCCAGGCACGACAGCTGTTCCGGGGATGAGACAAAAGTGCCACCAGAGCAGTAG